In Ctenopharyngodon idella isolate HZGC_01 chromosome 1, HZGC01, whole genome shotgun sequence, a single genomic region encodes these proteins:
- the sts gene encoding steryl-sulfatase isoform X1 yields the protein MLCINCHLTNVSVSRQMISFSSRVYQEKKHIEITNLPYKSVLAKIDSNTARCIMKSLLWILCTLGLLLCTDAQSGTKPNFVFMMVDDLGIGDLGCYGNTTLRTPNIDRLALEGVKLTQHIAAAPLCTPSRAAFLTGRYPIRSGMAAQGRMGVFLFSASSGGLPQEEITFAKAVKGQGYSTAVIGKWHLGLNCEDSADYCHHPKSHGFDYFYGTIMTHLRDCQPGHGSVLYHVRAHIPYKALGIGLVSLVLLHIRGTITVTRKVVFGFLVLVGVLVSVFGVLLYTFPNLNCFVMRGTEIVEQPYTSENLTQRMTSEAIEYLERNSERPFLLFFSFIQVHTGLFASPLFRGKSQHGLYGDAVMEVDWSVGQIMQTLERLNLKQNTLVYMTSDQGPHLEEISIHGEMHGGYNSIYKAGKSTNWEGGIRIPGILHWPGVLPAGKVIDEPTSNMDIFPTVLNLAGALIPSDRVIDGHDLLPLLQGQVERSEHEFMFHYCNAELNAVRWHPPNSSAIWKAFFFTPDFYPENSSACFHTHICFCIKPFITFHDPPLLYDLLKDPSESTPLSPDTEPQFYSVLEVIRAAVSSHTQSLKPVPIQLSPLQIVWKPWLQPCCSSLSQLCRCERDHQIEKLRHELQEE from the exons ATGTTATGCATTAACTGTCATCTGACTAATGTTTCTGTCAGCCGTCAGATGATTTCTTTCTCGTCCCGGGTGTATCAG GAAAAGAAGCACATTGAGATTACAAATCTCCCTTACAAGAGCGTCCTGGCCAAGATTGACAGTAACACAGCTC GGTGTATAATGAAATCCCTTCTATGGATCCTGTGCACTCTTGGCCTGCTTCTCTGTACTGATGCACAGAGTGGTACAAAACCTAATTTTGTCTTTATGATGGTGGACGATTTGGGAATTGGAGACCTTGGATGCTACGGAAACACAACTCTcag GACGCCTAACATTGACAGACTGGCCCTGGAAGGGGTGAAACTGACCCAACACATAGCTGCTGCACCGCTCTGCACTCCCAGCAGGGCAGCCTTCCTCACAGGCAGATACCCTATCCGATCAG gtatgGCAGCACAAGGCCGTATGGGAGTTTTTCTCTTTTCTGCATCGTCAGGAGGCCTTCCACAAGAGGAAATCACCTTTGCCAAGGCTGTCAAAGGGCAAGGCTATTCCACTGCTGTAATTG ggaaatGGCACCTGGGTCTCAACTGTGAAGACAGTGCCGACTACTGCCACCATCCTAAATCTCATGGCTTTGACTACTTCTATGGCACCATTATGACGCACCTTCGGGACTGCCAGCCTGGACATGGCTCTGTCTTGTATCACGTCCGTGCTCACATTCCATACAAAGCCCTTGGTATTGGTCTGGTTTCCCTGGTGTTACTCCATATTAGAGGGACAATAACTGTGACCAGGAAGGTAGTTTTTGGTTTTCTGGTCCTGGTAGGGGTGTTGGTGAGTGTCTTTGGTGTGTTGTTGTACACATTCCCCAATCTAAATTGCTTTGTCATGCGAGGGACGGAGATTGTTGAGCAACCATATACATCAGAGAACCTCACTCAAAGGATGACCAGTGAAGCCATAGAGTATCTGGAAAG gaatTCAGAGAGGCCTTTCTTGCTCTTCTTCTCATTCATTCAAGTCCACACTGGACTTtttgcctctcctctcttcagGGGGAAGAGCCAGCATGGCCTCTATGGTGATGCAGTCATGGAGGTAGACTGGAGTGTAG GTCAAATCATGCAGACTCTGGAGCGCTTAAACTTAAAGCAAAACACTCTGGTGTACATGACTTCAGATCAGGGGCCTCACCTGGAAGAGATTTCCATCCACGGAGAAATGCACGGGGGTTACAACAGCATATACAAAG CTGGCAAGTCAACCAATTGGGAAGGTGGGATTCGGATACCAGGGATTCTTCATTGGCCAGGTGTCTTGCCTGCCGGGAAGGTCATTGATGAGCCCACTAGCAACATGGATATTTTCCCCACGGTGCTGAATTTAGCTGGTGCTTTAATACCCAGTGACAG agTCATTGATGGCCATGATCTCTTGCCTCTGCTGCAAGGGCAAGTGGAGCGTTCTGAACATGAATTCATGTTTCATTACTGCAATGCCGAACTGAATGCTGTCCGATGGCACCCTCCTAACA GTAGTGCAATCTGGAAGGCCTTTTTCTTTACACCTGACTTCTACCCAGAGAACAGCTCTGCGTGCTTCCACACTCATATTTGCTTTTGCATCAAGCCATTTATCACATTCCATGACCCTCCACTGCTTTATGACCTGTTGAAAGACCCGTCAGAAAGCACCCCCCTAAGTCCAGACACTGAGCCCCAGTTCTACTCAGTTCTAGAGGTCATAAGGGCAGCAGTAAGCAGTCATACACAGAGTCTGAAGCCCGTCCCAATACAGCTTTCCCCTCTCCAAATAGTATGGAAGCCCTGGCTCCAGCCTTGCTGCTCTTCTCTCAGTCAGCTTTGCAGATGTGAACGAGATCATCAGATAGAGAAGCTACGACATGAGCTTCAAGAAGAATAG
- the sts gene encoding steryl-sulfatase isoform X3, which translates to MLCINCHLTNVSVSRQMISFSSRVYQEKKHIEITNLPYKSVLAKIDSNTARCIMKSLLWILCTLGLLLCTDAQSGTKPNFVFMMVDDLGIGDLGCYGNTTLRTPNIDRLALEGVKLTQHIAAAPLCTPSRAAFLTGRYPIRSGMAAQGRMGVFLFSASSGGLPQEEITFAKAVKGQGYSTAVIGKWHLGLNCEDSADYCHHPKSHGFDYFYGTIMTHLRDCQPGHGSVLYHVRAHIPYKALGIGLVSLVLLHIRGTITVTRKVVFGFLVLVGVLVSVFGVLLYTFPNLNCFVMRGTEIVEQPYTSENLTQRMTSEAIEYLERNSERPFLLFFSFIQVHTGLFASPLFRGKSQHGLYGDAVMEVDWSVKSCRLWSA; encoded by the exons ATGTTATGCATTAACTGTCATCTGACTAATGTTTCTGTCAGCCGTCAGATGATTTCTTTCTCGTCCCGGGTGTATCAG GAAAAGAAGCACATTGAGATTACAAATCTCCCTTACAAGAGCGTCCTGGCCAAGATTGACAGTAACACAGCTC GGTGTATAATGAAATCCCTTCTATGGATCCTGTGCACTCTTGGCCTGCTTCTCTGTACTGATGCACAGAGTGGTACAAAACCTAATTTTGTCTTTATGATGGTGGACGATTTGGGAATTGGAGACCTTGGATGCTACGGAAACACAACTCTcag GACGCCTAACATTGACAGACTGGCCCTGGAAGGGGTGAAACTGACCCAACACATAGCTGCTGCACCGCTCTGCACTCCCAGCAGGGCAGCCTTCCTCACAGGCAGATACCCTATCCGATCAG gtatgGCAGCACAAGGCCGTATGGGAGTTTTTCTCTTTTCTGCATCGTCAGGAGGCCTTCCACAAGAGGAAATCACCTTTGCCAAGGCTGTCAAAGGGCAAGGCTATTCCACTGCTGTAATTG ggaaatGGCACCTGGGTCTCAACTGTGAAGACAGTGCCGACTACTGCCACCATCCTAAATCTCATGGCTTTGACTACTTCTATGGCACCATTATGACGCACCTTCGGGACTGCCAGCCTGGACATGGCTCTGTCTTGTATCACGTCCGTGCTCACATTCCATACAAAGCCCTTGGTATTGGTCTGGTTTCCCTGGTGTTACTCCATATTAGAGGGACAATAACTGTGACCAGGAAGGTAGTTTTTGGTTTTCTGGTCCTGGTAGGGGTGTTGGTGAGTGTCTTTGGTGTGTTGTTGTACACATTCCCCAATCTAAATTGCTTTGTCATGCGAGGGACGGAGATTGTTGAGCAACCATATACATCAGAGAACCTCACTCAAAGGATGACCAGTGAAGCCATAGAGTATCTGGAAAG gaatTCAGAGAGGCCTTTCTTGCTCTTCTTCTCATTCATTCAAGTCCACACTGGACTTtttgcctctcctctcttcagGGGGAAGAGCCAGCATGGCCTCTATGGTGATGCAGTCATGGAGGTAGACTGGAGT GTCAAATCATGCAGACTCTGGAGCGCTTAA
- the sts gene encoding steryl-sulfatase isoform X2 yields the protein MKSLLWILCTLGLLLCTDAQSGTKPNFVFMMVDDLGIGDLGCYGNTTLRTPNIDRLALEGVKLTQHIAAAPLCTPSRAAFLTGRYPIRSGMAAQGRMGVFLFSASSGGLPQEEITFAKAVKGQGYSTAVIGKWHLGLNCEDSADYCHHPKSHGFDYFYGTIMTHLRDCQPGHGSVLYHVRAHIPYKALGIGLVSLVLLHIRGTITVTRKVVFGFLVLVGVLVSVFGVLLYTFPNLNCFVMRGTEIVEQPYTSENLTQRMTSEAIEYLERNSERPFLLFFSFIQVHTGLFASPLFRGKSQHGLYGDAVMEVDWSVGQIMQTLERLNLKQNTLVYMTSDQGPHLEEISIHGEMHGGYNSIYKAGKSTNWEGGIRIPGILHWPGVLPAGKVIDEPTSNMDIFPTVLNLAGALIPSDRVIDGHDLLPLLQGQVERSEHEFMFHYCNAELNAVRWHPPNSSAIWKAFFFTPDFYPENSSACFHTHICFCIKPFITFHDPPLLYDLLKDPSESTPLSPDTEPQFYSVLEVIRAAVSSHTQSLKPVPIQLSPLQIVWKPWLQPCCSSLSQLCRCERDHQIEKLRHELQEE from the exons ATGAAATCCCTTCTATGGATCCTGTGCACTCTTGGCCTGCTTCTCTGTACTGATGCACAGAGTGGTACAAAACCTAATTTTGTCTTTATGATGGTGGACGATTTGGGAATTGGAGACCTTGGATGCTACGGAAACACAACTCTcag GACGCCTAACATTGACAGACTGGCCCTGGAAGGGGTGAAACTGACCCAACACATAGCTGCTGCACCGCTCTGCACTCCCAGCAGGGCAGCCTTCCTCACAGGCAGATACCCTATCCGATCAG gtatgGCAGCACAAGGCCGTATGGGAGTTTTTCTCTTTTCTGCATCGTCAGGAGGCCTTCCACAAGAGGAAATCACCTTTGCCAAGGCTGTCAAAGGGCAAGGCTATTCCACTGCTGTAATTG ggaaatGGCACCTGGGTCTCAACTGTGAAGACAGTGCCGACTACTGCCACCATCCTAAATCTCATGGCTTTGACTACTTCTATGGCACCATTATGACGCACCTTCGGGACTGCCAGCCTGGACATGGCTCTGTCTTGTATCACGTCCGTGCTCACATTCCATACAAAGCCCTTGGTATTGGTCTGGTTTCCCTGGTGTTACTCCATATTAGAGGGACAATAACTGTGACCAGGAAGGTAGTTTTTGGTTTTCTGGTCCTGGTAGGGGTGTTGGTGAGTGTCTTTGGTGTGTTGTTGTACACATTCCCCAATCTAAATTGCTTTGTCATGCGAGGGACGGAGATTGTTGAGCAACCATATACATCAGAGAACCTCACTCAAAGGATGACCAGTGAAGCCATAGAGTATCTGGAAAG gaatTCAGAGAGGCCTTTCTTGCTCTTCTTCTCATTCATTCAAGTCCACACTGGACTTtttgcctctcctctcttcagGGGGAAGAGCCAGCATGGCCTCTATGGTGATGCAGTCATGGAGGTAGACTGGAGTGTAG GTCAAATCATGCAGACTCTGGAGCGCTTAAACTTAAAGCAAAACACTCTGGTGTACATGACTTCAGATCAGGGGCCTCACCTGGAAGAGATTTCCATCCACGGAGAAATGCACGGGGGTTACAACAGCATATACAAAG CTGGCAAGTCAACCAATTGGGAAGGTGGGATTCGGATACCAGGGATTCTTCATTGGCCAGGTGTCTTGCCTGCCGGGAAGGTCATTGATGAGCCCACTAGCAACATGGATATTTTCCCCACGGTGCTGAATTTAGCTGGTGCTTTAATACCCAGTGACAG agTCATTGATGGCCATGATCTCTTGCCTCTGCTGCAAGGGCAAGTGGAGCGTTCTGAACATGAATTCATGTTTCATTACTGCAATGCCGAACTGAATGCTGTCCGATGGCACCCTCCTAACA GTAGTGCAATCTGGAAGGCCTTTTTCTTTACACCTGACTTCTACCCAGAGAACAGCTCTGCGTGCTTCCACACTCATATTTGCTTTTGCATCAAGCCATTTATCACATTCCATGACCCTCCACTGCTTTATGACCTGTTGAAAGACCCGTCAGAAAGCACCCCCCTAAGTCCAGACACTGAGCCCCAGTTCTACTCAGTTCTAGAGGTCATAAGGGCAGCAGTAAGCAGTCATACACAGAGTCTGAAGCCCGTCCCAATACAGCTTTCCCCTCTCCAAATAGTATGGAAGCCCTGGCTCCAGCCTTGCTGCTCTTCTCTCAGTCAGCTTTGCAGATGTGAACGAGATCATCAGATAGAGAAGCTACGACATGAGCTTCAAGAAGAATAG